A section of the Hevea brasiliensis isolate MT/VB/25A 57/8 chromosome 17, ASM3005281v1, whole genome shotgun sequence genome encodes:
- the LOC110659658 gene encoding uncharacterized protein LOC110659658 isoform X2 — MLLSPTANSILFINSRLACFIFVKMEKEKEGCDSKVMVAIDESESSYYALTWVLNNLKNSIVNSPLLIFSAQPIPKNYSAYAAQLGIARIYFPFSPTLDMISTVQERNKKVSLGILEKAKNICASRGVKAETITELGEPGELICNAVKNYKVNLLVLGKNEGGALKSC, encoded by the exons ATGTTGCTTTCTCCAACAGCAAATTCCATTTTGTTTATAAACTCAAGACTGGCTTGCTTCATCTTTGTCAAAATGGAGAAAGAAAAAGAGGGGTGTGACAGTAAGGTGATGGTGGCCATAGATGAAAGTGAGTCCAGTTACTATGCACTCACTTGGGTTCTTAACAATCTCAAAAACTCGATTGTCAACTCGCCGCTTCTGATCTTTTCTGCACAGCCTATTCCTAAGAATTACAGTGCATATGCTGCACAACTTGGCATCGCTCGCATTTACTTTCCATTCTCACCCA CCTTGGATATGATTAGCACTGTTCAAGAACGAAATAAGAAGGTCTCATTGGGTATCTTGGAGAAAGCTAAGAACATCTGTGCTAGTCGAGGG GTAAAAGCGGAGACAATTACAGAACTGGGGGAGCCAGGAGAGCTGATATGCAATGCTGTTAAAAACTACAAAGTTAATCTGCTTGTTCTGGGTAAAAATGAAGGTGGAGCTTTAAAAAG TTGTTAA
- the LOC110659658 gene encoding uncharacterized protein LOC110659658 isoform X1 — MLLSPTANSILFINSRLACFIFVKMEKEKEGCDSKVMVAIDESESSYYALTWVLNNLKNSIVNSPLLIFSAQPIPKNYSAYAAQLGIARIYFPFSPTLDMISTVQERNKKVSLGILEKAKNICASRGVKAETITELGEPGELICNAVKNYKVNLLVLGKNEGGALKRAFLGSVSSYCLNNAECAVLVVKKNQNEREH, encoded by the exons ATGTTGCTTTCTCCAACAGCAAATTCCATTTTGTTTATAAACTCAAGACTGGCTTGCTTCATCTTTGTCAAAATGGAGAAAGAAAAAGAGGGGTGTGACAGTAAGGTGATGGTGGCCATAGATGAAAGTGAGTCCAGTTACTATGCACTCACTTGGGTTCTTAACAATCTCAAAAACTCGATTGTCAACTCGCCGCTTCTGATCTTTTCTGCACAGCCTATTCCTAAGAATTACAGTGCATATGCTGCACAACTTGGCATCGCTCGCATTTACTTTCCATTCTCACCCA CCTTGGATATGATTAGCACTGTTCAAGAACGAAATAAGAAGGTCTCATTGGGTATCTTGGAGAAAGCTAAGAACATCTGTGCTAGTCGAGGG GTAAAAGCGGAGACAATTACAGAACTGGGGGAGCCAGGAGAGCTGATATGCAATGCTGTTAAAAACTACAAAGTTAATCTGCTTGTTCTGGGTAAAAATGAAGGTGGAGCTTTAAAAAG GGCTTTTCTGGGGAGTGTGAGCAGCTATTGCCTGAATAATGCCGAGTGCGCTGTCCTTGTTGTGAAGAAAAACCAGAATGAAAGAGAACATTAA